Genomic segment of Arthrobacter antioxidans:
GCCCTCGACGCGTCCCGCCCGGTCATCTCCAACGACGGCTGGGAGCACGTGGAGTCGGACATCTTCACCATCCACGACTACGCGACGACGTACGACGACCTCCACGCGAACTACCGTGACCTGCCGACCTTCCAGTCGCTCGTCGACGGCGTCGGGCCCGCCGGGCGCCGCCTGAGCGTCCTGCCGGGCCTGCCGCGGACCGAGCCGGTCATGGTGTCCGAGTTCGGGGGGATCCTCTACGCGCCGAACAGTCCCATCGAGACGTGGGGCTATTCCACCGCCGAGTCTGGCGAGGACTTCGCACGGCGCCTGGAGGCGCTGTTCACGGCCCTCCAGGACAGCCCCTTCCTGTCAGGGTTCTGCTACACCCAGCTGACCGACACCCTGCAGGAGGCGAACGGCCTCACGGACGAGAACCGGAAGCCCAAGCTGCCGGTGGCGGAGATCCGGAAGATCGTGATGGGCAAGGCCTGGAGGCCCGAGCATGTCTGATCCCACCGGCACGCACGGGTCCGTCGCGTCCCGGATCCCCGACGGAGCGTCGCCCGAGGCGGCCGCCGCCGTCGAAGGGCTGTACACCCGCGGCGTGATCGCCCAGCAGGGTGCGTTCACGCGCGAGTGGGCGGCGGAGATGCGCGAGGACATCGACGCGGCCCTCGCCGAGGCGCTCGCGCGGCCGGACGGCGCCGTGGGACGGGGACCGAAGCGGTACTACGTCGAGATCCACCCCGAGCAGCTGCGCGGCTGGGTGGACCTCGTGGACCACCCGTGGGTGCGCATGGTGTGCGAGTCCGTCCTCGGGCCGGACTACGAGATCGTGGAGCTCGGGTTCGACGTCCCGGGCCCCGGCGCCGTCAACCAGCCGTGGCACCGCGACTTCCCGATGCCGGAGGAGACGCGGGAGACCGGACGTCTGACGTCGCTGGCGTTCAACCTCACCGCCGTCGACACCGAGGAGGACATGGGCCCCTTCGAGGTCGCTCCCGGCACGCAATGGGATCTTCCCGAGGGCTTCGACCACGAGATGTTCCCGCCGAAGTCGGCGTACGCGCGGTACGAGGGTCTCGCCGAGCGCAAGTACCCGAGGATGGGCGACATCTCCGCCCGGTCCGCGCTGACGATCCACCGCGGCACGAAGAACGAGTCGCAGAAATCCCGGCCCGTCCTGGTGCTCGGGGTGGACGCTCCCGGCGCGGGCAACGCCGAACACCACGCCATGGCCGTGACGAAGCCCTTCTACGACGCCCTGCCCGAGCGGGTCCGCCGCCACGTGGTCTGCCCCGTGGTGGACACCCTGGTGCCGATCACGCAGAAGCACTCCATCGAGGGCCTCATGATGGGCGAGGCCTGAGCGTCCACCCTGCAGGTTCCATGAACGACGGCGGCGGCACCCGGGTGGGTGCCGCCGCCGTCGTGTGTGCGGGGGACAGGGCTCGGAGGAGCTACTTCCGCGCGAGCTCCGGGTGGTGGAGCTCGGTGACATCGGGATGTGCCCGCACCCTGCCCTTCAGCACGTTGGAGCCGTAGGAGGACAGCATCGGGTTCTCGGGGTCGTCCGAGATGCCCCGGGCGGTGGCCCGCAGGTCCTCGGTCAGGGGGACCGGCTCGATCACGGCGTCGAGGCGCGGGGACCAGAAGAACGGGACGGCGTAGCGGTCCACGCCCGGCGCGGGTGCGGTGACGCGGTGGATGGTGGCCGCGAGGTAGCCCTCGGTGGCGACCTCGAGCATCTCGCCGAGGTTCACCACGAGCGCCCCGGGGATCGGTGTGACCGGGACCCACTCGTCGGCACCGTGGGGGAGGACCTCGAGGCCGCCCACCTGGTCCTGCAGGAGGAGGGTCACGAACCCGTAGTCGGCGTGGGCGCCCACGCCCTGCGAGCCGGCTCCCTCGACGACGCCGCCGACGTAGTGCACGAGCTTGGCCATCCAGGCCGGGGTGCCCTCGAAGGGTTCGGCGAAGTAGTCCTCGGGGAGGTGGAGGGCGACGGCGATCGCCGAGAGGAGCTCGGCGCCGACGCGCGACATCAGCGCCGCCCACGCCATGGCCTGCTCCTCGAGCTCGGGCAGCGCGGTGCGGGGCCAGAGGTTGGGGCCCTGCAGGAGCCAGTACGGCTCGTCGGCGGGGTAGTCCGCCAGGGGCTCCCGCTCGGGGGAGAAGTCGATCTGCTCGCGGGCGTCGGGACGGCCGCGCGTGATCTCGGTGCCGAGGCCGGCGTAGCCGCGGAAGTGCGGCGAGGACCGGTTGTGGATCCGGAGGCGCTCCTCCAGGGGGAGGTCGAAGAAGCGCCGGGTGACGTCGAAGAGATCGTCCGCCTGCGTGGGGGTGGCGCCGTAGTTGATGATGTGGAAGAAGCCGACGGTGTGGGCGGCGTCGCGCAGTTCCTCGATGAAGCCGGGGGTGAAGGATCCATCGGCGGAACGGGCGGTGCTGAGGTCAAGGGTTGGGATCGATCCCGGGGACTGCTGCATGCGCAGCAGACTACGCCCGGTGGAAAACCGGCCCTGCCTTTGCGTTACGCCGTGTTGCGGCCGGCCCCGTCAGCCCCGTCGGTGCCGTCATCACTGCCTGTCCCGTCGGTCTCGTCCGCTCCGGGCTCGCTCACGCCCGCCAGCGCGCGGACGGCGCGCAGGCCGACGTCGGATCCCTTCCAGTGCCGGACCAGTGCCTCCGGGCCAGCGGTCCGCACCACCGCCCGCAGGGTGACGGCGATCACGACGACGTCGTCCGCGTAGCCGATCACGGGCAGGAAGTCCGGCACGAGGTCGATCGGCACCACGAGGTAGACCGCGAGGAGGCCGAGCAGGACGCGCGTCCGCACCGGGACCGAACGGTCCGCGGCGAGGCGGCGGATGAGACCGACGAGGTCCGGGCCCAGGCGCAGCGCGTCCCGCAGCGAGATGACGTCCGGATGCCGCCGTGCATAGACGGCGAGGCAGGCGAGGAGGAACGCATAGGCGGCCAGGAGCCCGACGGCGATCTCGAGGACCGGTGCCCAGTCCATGGCTCCCCTCCCCGTCGTCCTGCCCCGGGTGGGCAGGTTCCGACGGTAACGCCTTCCGACGGTAACGCCGCGGGGGCCGGAGCGGCCAGCCGTCAGGGGGCGCACGCACCAGCACCCGAGCCTCGCGATCTGACGACTCCTCCTGCACACGGGGCCGGCCGGCATGCAGCCTGCGGAAGGACCTTATAGGTTGGAGAGGTACCGAGCATCCACCAGGAAGGCACCATCCCATGATCTTCATCGTCGTCAAATTCACCGTGAAGCCCGAGTGGAGTGACCGCTGGATCGACCTGACGCGGGACTTCACGGAGGCCACGCGCCGGGAGCCGGGCAACCTCTGGTTCGACTGGTCCCGCAGCGTCGAGGACCCCCACCAGTTCGTGCTCGTCGAGGCGTTCCAGGACGACGCCGCGGAGGCGCACGTGAGCAGCGACCACTTCACCCAGGCGATGCAGGACATGCCGCAGGCACTCGTGAAGACCCCGGAGATCATCAGCGAACGGATCGGCGCCGAGGGCTGGGGCCAGATGGGCGAGCTCACCGTCGCCTAGCGCTTCGGCAGAGCGTTCGTCGGGCGTAAGCCCGGTACCCGTGCCGCCGGCCCTAGCGCCGACCGGGCTCCCCGGTGTGCCTGTCCGGCGTACGTCGGGGCCGATCAGGCGTTCGCCGGCGCACCTGCCCGGCGTACGTCGAGCGCCTGTTCCAGGATGAAATCGTCCTCGAAGCGGTCGCCCAGCCGGAAGCGCTTGGTTCCGACGCGCCGGAAACCATGCTTCGTGTAGAACCGGAGGGCGCGCGCATTCTCCTGGTTCACGCCGAGCCATATCCCCGGCAGTCCGGACCCTGCGGCAAGCTCGAGGGTCCGCCGCATCAGGGCCGCGGCGGCGCCGCGTCCGTGCTGGTCGGGGTGGACGTAGAACTTGCTGAGTTCCACGGTGGGGGAGATCGAGAGTGCGGCGAGCACGTCCGGATCCGTGGGCTGCTCCAGCACCACCATGCTCCAGCCACGGATGCGGTCGCCTTCGCGCAGGCAGAGGATGGTGTGGTGCGGGGCTTCGATGTACGCGGTGAAGCGTTCGGCGGAGAGTTGGGTCGCGATGTGCCGGGCGATGTCCTCGGGCAGCGAATCTGCCGGACAGGCCAGGGGGAAGGTGACGGCCGCGACGGCGGCGAGCTGTGCGGCGTCGGCGACGGTCGCCGTCGTGATCGTGACGGGCGTGCGGGTGGCGGGCTCGGTGCCCGGGCCCGTGCCGGCGTCGGCACCGCCCGTGCTGTCCATCGTCCTGTCACGCGTCATGTCCATGGGCCCGCCCGCGGTCCTGTCGATGCTCATGAAGCCAATGTAGGCCGAACGGCAGCGGGACGCTGACCAGGAGGCCCGCGTCCCGCTGCGGTGGAGGCCGGACACCCAGGGAAACCCCGGGACCCACATCGCGCTACTGGTCGAAGACCGGCTCGCCGTTGCGGGTGAGCTTCCAGTTCTCCTCGAAGAAGGCAGCCGGGTCGATGGTGCCCTCGGTGGTCAGGTAGTCGATCAGCAGCTGCCGGATCTCCGTGGTCTGGTTCACGAGCACTGGAGCCGTGGCGATGTGCGGGAAGTTGCCGCCACCGGACTGCCGGTAGTTGTTCGTGGCCACCGCGAAGCGCTGCGCCGGATCGATCGGCGCCCCGTTGTAGCTGAGGCCCACGATGCGCTGGCCGACAGGCTTGCTGATGTCGATGTCGTAGGAGACGCCGGACATCATGTCGTAGTTGTAGTCCGGGGTGCCTGCCGCGTTGGTCAGTGTCGCCGGGTCCACGGCGGCATCGGGAGCGGTCTGGTTGAAGTACGTCGCCGAGTACTCGAGGTAGTCCTTGACCTGGGCGCCCGTCATCTCGACCCCGAAGAGGGTGTTCGGGAAGACGTACAGGCCTGCCATGTCGCGGATGGTGACGGGCCCTTCGGGGATCACAGCGGCACGGTTGAAGGGTGCCACGATCGAGAGGACCGGGAGGTCGGCGTCCGGCGTGCCGTCGAGTGCCTTGTCCACCGCGTCCGCCTGGACCGTGTTCACGAAGTCCATGACGGCCGTGTCGCGGAAACGGGCATCTGCGGCGGACATGGTGTCGGTCGCACTGCCGATCGCCGTGTTCACATAGTCGATCGTGCGCCGGTGCTGGTCGGCAGCGATGGCCGAGATGGCTGGATCTGCGGGCACGGTGTTGGTGTTGAGCAGTTCGGCGTCCGCCGATGTGACGTCCCACTGGCCGCGGACCTTCGTCAGCTCGAAGTCCATCACCGAGAGCCGCATGCCCCAGTTCTTCGGCTCGGTGAGCAGTACCTGCTCGCCTGTCTGCTGGTTGGTGACGAACCGCTCCGGAATCTCCTGATGCTCGTGCCCGGCGAGGATGGCATCGATCCCGGGGACCTGCTCGGCGATCAGGGTGGAGGCGTTCTCGACCGGCAGGGCATCGCCGTAGGAGGACGTGCCGGAGGGACCGGAGTGCGAGCTGACGACGACGACGTCGGCGCCGGCGGACTTCATCTCCGGGACATACTTCCGGGCCTGCTCCACCATGCCCTCGAAGCGCAGCTCATCCTCGACGTTGTTCTTGTCCCAGATGGCGCTGCCCGGCGTGGTGAGTCCGAGGATGCCGACCCGGACGGGCTTCTGCCCCTTGAGCCTGACCGTCTTGATGACGTACGGCGTGAAGGCGTCCTCGCCGGTGGTCCAGTCCTTGACGTTCGCCCCGAGGAGGGGGAAGTCCAACTGGTCCTCGAACGTGCGCAGGAGCGGCAGGCCGTAGTTGAACTCGTGATTGCCGAGCGTGGTGGCGTCGTAGCCCATGGCGTTCATCGCGGCGGCCATGGGGTGGGTCTCGCCGGTCTCGGTCACGGGCTCCACGTTGGCGAAGTAGTCGGTCAGGGCCGTTCCCTGGAGGGTGTCCCCGTTGTCGATGAGGAGGGTCGACTCCTCACCGCGGTCCGCACGGACCTGGTTGACGAGCGTGGAGACCTTGGCGAGTCCGACGTCGTTGTGCGCGGCGTCGTCGTACTCGGCGTCGGTGAAGTAGTCCCAGTTCTCGATGTAGCCGTGGAGATCGCTGGTGCCCATGACCGTGATGGTGGTCGTGGCGTCCCTGGGGCCCTTGGCTCCGCCGGGTGCGGCGGATGCTGCGGGTGCGAGGCCGAGTGCTGCGATGCAGCCGACGGCGACGACCGCGGCGACGCGGCGATGCCCCGTGGTGAAAGGTTGTGACACGTAGAATCAGCTCCTGTTGGTGGTGCGGTGGCGACAGCGTATCGGTGACGGGTGACACACTGGTGACGGCGGTATTGCCCGAGGTGAACGGTGCCCGGCGGTCCCGCCGGAGCAGCGCCGGCGGTCGTCCGGCAGGAGCAGATCGACGAGGATCATGATGACAACCGATACAGAACAGCAGGACGCCTACCGCGAGGACATCCTGGGGGCGGACTACGAGGTGCGGACGCTGTCCCTGCGTCCCGACGAGGAGGGCGACGTCGTCGCGACGCTCGTGCGCCGCACCGTCCCCGCCGGCTCGCGCCGGGCAGTCCTCTACGTGCACGGCTTCGTGGACTACTTCTTCCAGACCCACCTCGCCGACGCCTGGCTGGCCGCCGGCTTCGACTTCTACGCGCTGGACCTCCGGAAGTACGGGCGGTCCGTCCGCGAGCACCAGACGCCGAACTACATCACGTCACTGGACGCGTACGACGAAGAGCTCGACGAGGCGGCGCGCATCATCCGCGAGGACGAGGGCCACGACGTCCTCGTGGTCATGGGTCACTCCACGGGCGGCCTGGTCACGTCCCTGTGGGCGCACCGCCGTCGCGGACAGGGGATCGTCGATGCCCTCGTCCTCAACAGTCCCTGGTTCGACCTCAACGCGAGCCTGTTCCAGCGCACCCTCGGCACCGCGGCGGTGCACCGCCTCGGGACGCGCCGGCCGCGTGCCGTCGTCGGGAAGCTCGGCACCGCGTACGGCCGGTACCTGCACCGGGCCTCGGGAGGTGAATGGGACTACGACCTGGCGTGGAAGCCCCACGGAGGCTTCCCCGTCGTCGCCGGCTGGCTGCGCGCCATCCGCCACGGGCATGCTGAACTGAACCGTGGCCTCGCGATCGACTGCCCCGTGCTGGTCGCGTGCTCGGACGCCACCTCGAATCCCGTGAAGGAGCCCGCGCGTATCTCCTCGACCGACGTCGTGCTCGACGTCGCGCACATCGCCGGACGGGCGCCGAAGCTCGGCAGGCTCGTCACCCTCGTGCGCATCGCGGGCGGCATCCACGACCTCGCGCTCTCGCCGGAGCCGGCCCGGGCGCAGTTCTTCGAAGAAGTCGAGCGCTGGCAGGAGGCCTACGTCCCGGGTGCCGACCAGGGGTGACGAGGCCGTCCGGGGCCCCTGCGCCTGGCGTCACCCGAGCCACAAGTAAGCATGCTTAGTAGTAGGCTGGACTCTTCGGGCAGGGCCTTCGTCCTGTCCCTCGACGAAGGGATCCACCATGACCACAGGCGACACGCCCCAGCCGCATCACGGCACGACGGCGCCGGCAGGCAAGGGCGAGTCCCACACGCGGGCGGGCGCCATCTGGACGGCGGTCATCGCAGCCCTCGTGCTCCTCGTGCTCCTGATCGTGTTCTTCCTGCAGAACGATGCTCCGGTCCTCGTGACGTTCTTCGGCCTCGAGGGATCCATCGCGCTCGGTCTCGCACTGCTCATCGCGGCGGTCGGCGGCGGCGCCGTGGTGGCACTCATCGGCGCGGTCCGCATCATCCAGCTCCGGACGGCGGCACGGCGCAACCGCCGCTGAGCGAAGGGGCTTGGCGCCCCCGTTGAACGAAGGCACCAGACGGCTCCTGCCGCCGAGTGAAGGGGCGTAGCCCCCGCTGCACGAAGGGATCGAACGGCTTCTGCCATTGAGCGAAGGGGCGTGGCCGCCGCTGAACAAAAGCATTTGGCGGTTCATGCCGTTGAACGAATGTACGCAACGGCTCCTGCCGCTGAACGAAGGAGCCTAGCCGTCGCCCGCCGCGACGTCGTAGGTCAGGACGGCGAACTGCCCCTGCTGCTCGACGGACCGCAGCGTCAGCCGGTCCGATTCGACGCGCAGGGGCAGCAGCGGCGCGCCCGCCGTCAGCGCCACGGGCGCGACCGCGATCCGGATCTCGTCGAGCAGGCCTGCCGCGAGGAACTGCCCCGCAAGGTCGCCGCCGCCGACGATCCAGATGTCCCGCGGCCCCGCCGCTTCGCGCAGGTGCCCGAACACCGGCCGGACGTCCCCGGAGACCAGCCGCACGTCCGCGCCCTCCGGGACAGGCAGTTCCCTGCTCGTGAAGACGAAGGTAGGACGGTCGCCGTAGAGCGCACCCCACTTGGCCGGCTCCTCCAGGAGCCGCTCGAAGGCCAGCACCCATTCGTACGTCGTCGAGCCCTCCACCAGCACGCCTACGCTGTCGAGGAACCGCTCGTACTCCTCCGGGGGAGGGGGTTCGACGGCGAAAAGCCACTCCAGCGAATTCTGTTCGTCCGCGATGAAGCCGTTGAGGGTGGTGGCGGTATAGAAGACGACGCGGGTCATGGGCCATTCCACCACGCAGTCCGCGCCCTCGTAAGGGGCCGACGTTCCACCGCCGGGCCGTTCCTCCCACCGCCCGGGTCCGCAGCATGAGGATGTTCGACCATGCCCACCGGGCGAGGGCGCCCGGTGGGCGGATCCCGCGACGGGTGCCGACCGTGCTACCCCTGCGCCTCGACCCCGCCCACGAACTGCCGGACGAGGGCGTCGAACTCGTCCTCCCGCTCGATCTGGGGCATGTGCCCGCACTTCTCGAACAGGTGGACCTCGGCGTGCGGGAACACCGTCCGGGCGTGTTCGAGGTGCGACGCCGGCAGGATGCGGTCCTCGTCGCCCCACACCAGAAGGGTGGGCTTGTGCTGCGCTGCGACCGTGCGGAGGAGCTCCGTCCGCCAGCGGCGACGCACGCCGCGGACGGTACCGAGGTGGCGGGCGACGGCGAGCAGCACGTCGTCGTACACGGGGTTCCGGCCCACCTCCTGGGCGTGGTCGAGCCGCTCCTCCGTGACGAACCGCTTGTCGTAGAACAGGGCCCGCTCCGTCCGGTAGGCGGCCTTGCGTGACTTGTCCTTCATGAGGCGCCGGCCGAGCGGGCGGACGGCGAGCAGGCGCAGCGCGATCGTCACCTCCTTGCCGAAGCCGGCACTGTTCACGAGCACGAGGCTCCGCACGCGCTGCGGCTCGAGGGTGCTGATCTTCATGGCGATGGCGCCGCCGAGCGAGTTGCCCACCACGTGCAGCGGCCGGTGTTCCCCGAGGGTGTCGAGGGCGGCGATCACGAAGCGGGCGATCGACTCCATCGAGTACCGGCCCGCCGTGCGCTCGGACAGACCGAAGCCGGGCAGGTCCATACTGATCACCCGGTGATCCGGGGCGAGGCGCCCGTAGAGCCCCTCCCAGTCCTCGAGGCTGCGGCCTATGCCGTGCAGCAGCAGGACCGGCGGACTGTCCCGGGCGCCGGCGTCGCGATAGCGGACGCGGACGCCGTCCACCAGGAGGTAGCCGTCGCCGCCCGCTGACACGGAGATCCCTGAGGTGGAGGTCACTGCTGTGGAGGTCCCGGTCGACGGCTCGACGCCGGGACGGCCGCCGCTCATCGGCGCACCTTGCCCGCGAGGCGGGCGAGGCTCGTGGCGCGGCGCTCGAGGGTGCCGAAGGACATCGGTGCCACGCGGGCGACGACGTCGGGCAGTTTCGCGCTGAGGCCGATCAGCAGGCGGGCCCTGCGGGCCTTGACCGCCTCGAGCATGAGCCCGGCGGCGCGGTCCGCGGGGAAGGTGAGGAGCCGGTTGAAGTCCTCCTTCGCGTGCTTCACGTCGCGGGCGCTGAGGTTCCCGCCGATGCGCGCGTTGAGGGCGATGTTCGTCCGGATGCCGCCGGGGTGCACGGTGGTGGTGCCGATCCCGCGGGGGAGCAGCTCGTTGCGGAGCGCTTCCGTGAAGCCGCGCAGCGCGAACTTGCTGGCGGAGTAGGCGGTCTGGCCCGTCGGTCCCACGAGGCCGAACAGGCTCGAGACGTTCAGGATGTGCCCGCCGGGCGCGATCCGCGGGAGCAGCCGGTGCGTGAGCAGCACGGGCGCGGTGAAGTTGATGGCCATGACCCAGTCGAAATCGTCCATGCTGATCTGGTCGAAGCGGCCCGCAAGGGCCACCCCCGCGTTGTTGACGAGCAGGTCCACGCGGTCGGTCGCGGCGAGCAGATCGGTCGCCAGGCGTTCGACGGCGTCGCGGTCCGCGAGGTCGGCGGTGAACGTCGTGACGCTGCTGCCCGGGTGGGTGGCACGGATGGACGCCGCGACGGCGTCGAGCCGGTCCGTGTCGCGGTCCACGAGCAGCAGGGTGCTGCCGCGCTCGGCGAGGCCGCGGGCCAGGTGCTCGCCCATGCCCCCGGCCGCGCCGGTGACGACGGCGGTGGACCCGGCGAACTGGAAGGGTTGGATGCTCACGCGTGGATCTCCTGGAGGTCGGGGGCCGGGACGGCACGCGGTGCGGGCGCGTCGAAGACCATGTTCTTCGCCAGGTTGCCGTGCAGCGCGGTGGGGGCGTCGAGCAGGTAGTTCTGCCGCATGGTCCATGGCTGCCGGTCGCCCTGCTTGGGGAACGCCGAGACGGCGCGCTGCACGTAGTTGGAGGTCAGGTCGAGGATGGGGCGGGCCTTCATCGGGCCGTCGACGGCGGGTGCCCCGGAGCGGTGGCCGTTGCGGTCCATGTACCGGATGAGGCGGCAGACGTACCGGGAGCTGAGGTCCGCCCGGAGCGTCCACGAGGCGTTCGTGTAGCCGACGCACAGCGCGAGGTTCGGGACGCCGCTGACCATCAGGCCCCGGTACACCCAGGAGTCGCCGAGGTTCACCGGAGCGCCGTCGACGGTGAACCTCGCTCCTCCCAGCGGCAGCATCGAGAGCCCCGTGGCGGTGACGACGACGTCGGCCTCGAGTTCCTGCCCGGATGCCAGGCGGATCCCGTGTGGGGTGAACGTGTCGATGGTGTCCGTGACCACGGACGCCGAACCCTGCTTCATCGCCTTGAAGAGGTCCGCGCTGGGGGCCACGCACAGGCGCTGGTCCCACGGGTTGTAGGCGGGCGTGAAGTTCTCCGCGACGGTCTTCTCGTCGCCGAGGATCCGCGCGGTCTGGGAGCGGATGAGCTTCTTGGCGATCTCCGGGCGGCGGCGGCACAGCTGGTAGAACGCCTGCGTGAACAGCACGTTCTTCGCACGGGCCACGTGGTGGGCGATCCCGGCGGGCAGGTGGCGGCGGGCGGCGTCGGAGAACTTGTCGCGGCTCGGCACGGCCGTGATGTAGGTGGGGGAGCGCTGCAGCATCGTCACGTGCGCGGCGTCCTTCGCCATGGACGGCACCAGGGTGACGGCGGTGGCTCCACTGCCGATCACGACGACGCGCTTGCCGGTGTAGTCGAGCTCCTCCGGCCAGAACTGGGGATGCACCACCTCCCCCTCGAAGGCGTCGAGGCCGGGGAAGGTCGGCTCGTGCCCGCGGTCGTAGTTGTAGTAGCCGCTGCAGAGGTAGAGGAATCCGCACGTGAGCCGGCGGCGCTCCACCGCGCCGGAACCGGAGTCCGTGACGTCCAGCTCGAGGGTCCACCGGGCGTCCTCCGAGGACCAGGCGGCGCTGACGAGTCTGGTGTGGAACCGGATGCTGTCCCGGATGCGCGGTTCCTCCGCGGTGTCACGGATGTACTTCAGGATGGACGAGCCGTCGGCGATCGCCTTGGCCTCGGTCCACGGGCGGAACGGGTAGCCGAGCGTGAACATGTCGCTGTCGGACCGCACGCCCGGGTAGCGGAAGAGGTCCCATGTGCCGCCGATGGCGCCGCGTGCCTCCAGGACGGCGAAGCTCTTGCCGCGCAGCTCCGTGGAGACCCGGTAGGCGGCGCCGATGCCGGACAGGCCTGCGCCCACGATGACGACGTCGAGGTGTTCGATGCTGGAATCCATATCTTTCATTCTTCCGGTGAACCCACCGGTGTACTTGACTTCACGCGACAGCAATTTACCCTTGGACGACATGGGCTCCGTCATCCGATCCGCCGGCATGCGCGGCTTCCGTGACGTCGTCGAGCAGTTCGGGGGCGACGCCGCGGCACTCGCGGCGCAGTACCGCGTGCAGCTCGAGGCGATCGACAGCGACGACGTCCTCGTCTCCGACATCGCCATGGCGAAGCTGCTCGAGGGTGCCGCCCGCGCGCTGCCCTGCCCGGACCTGGGCCTTCGCATCTCGGAGTACCAGGACATCGGCATCCTCGGCCCGCTCGCGGTCGCCATCCAGAACTCACCCACCGTGGGCGCCGCCCTGGAGTGCGCCTCCCAGTTCCTGTTCCTCCACAGCCCGGTCCTGCGGTTCACCATCGTCGCCGACCCCGAGGGGCGGCCCGGCGACGTGGGGCTCTGCTACGGATCCTCCGAGGGGGCTCCGCCGCGGCAGGCGACCGACGCGATCCTCGCATTCTCGCACCGCATGCTCCGCTTCCTGGTGGACGGTCCGTACGGCCTGCACTCCGTCCACCTCTCGCACCTGCCGAAGGCGCCCGCCGCCCGGTACACGGAATTCTTCGGGGCGGAGGTGCGGTTCGGCCAGGCCGCGTCCCTCCTGCGCGTGCCGAGGAGCATGCTCGACCGTCCGCTCGCCGGGGTGGACGGCACGCTGCGGGAGATCGCCCTCGACTACCTGCACAGCCACTTCCCCGAGCCGGGGCGCGTGGTGGCGCCGCAGGTCCGGAACACGATCGACCGCATGCTGGGCACCTCGCCGCCGCGCATCGACTCGGCCGCGAGGCTCCTCGGCATGCACGCGCGGACCCTGCAGCGCCGGCTCGCCGCGGAGGGCACGTCCTTCGAATCCCTGCTCGACGACGCCCGCCGCGATGCGGCGCTACGGCTGCTCACCCGGACGGACCTGCCGCTGCAGCAGGTCGCTGCCTTGGTGGGACTGTCCGAACAGT
This window contains:
- a CDS encoding flavin-containing monooxygenase, whose translation is MDSSIEHLDVVIVGAGLSGIGAAYRVSTELRGKSFAVLEARGAIGGTWDLFRYPGVRSDSDMFTLGYPFRPWTEAKAIADGSSILKYIRDTAEEPRIRDSIRFHTRLVSAAWSSEDARWTLELDVTDSGSGAVERRRLTCGFLYLCSGYYNYDRGHEPTFPGLDAFEGEVVHPQFWPEELDYTGKRVVVIGSGATAVTLVPSMAKDAAHVTMLQRSPTYITAVPSRDKFSDAARRHLPAGIAHHVARAKNVLFTQAFYQLCRRRPEIAKKLIRSQTARILGDEKTVAENFTPAYNPWDQRLCVAPSADLFKAMKQGSASVVTDTIDTFTPHGIRLASGQELEADVVVTATGLSMLPLGGARFTVDGAPVNLGDSWVYRGLMVSGVPNLALCVGYTNASWTLRADLSSRYVCRLIRYMDRNGHRSGAPAVDGPMKARPILDLTSNYVQRAVSAFPKQGDRQPWTMRQNYLLDAPTALHGNLAKNMVFDAPAPRAVPAPDLQEIHA
- a CDS encoding alpha/beta fold hydrolase; this translates as MSGGRPGVEPSTGTSTAVTSTSGISVSAGGDGYLLVDGVRVRYRDAGARDSPPVLLLHGIGRSLEDWEGLYGRLAPDHRVISMDLPGFGLSERTAGRYSMESIARFVIAALDTLGEHRPLHVVGNSLGGAIAMKISTLEPQRVRSLVLVNSAGFGKEVTIALRLLAVRPLGRRLMKDKSRKAAYRTERALFYDKRFVTEERLDHAQEVGRNPVYDDVLLAVARHLGTVRGVRRRWRTELLRTVAAQHKPTLLVWGDEDRILPASHLEHARTVFPHAEVHLFEKCGHMPQIEREDEFDALVRQFVGGVEAQG
- a CDS encoding SDR family NAD(P)-dependent oxidoreductase, with product MSIQPFQFAGSTAVVTGAAGGMGEHLARGLAERGSTLLLVDRDTDRLDAVAASIRATHPGSSVTTFTADLADRDAVERLATDLLAATDRVDLLVNNAGVALAGRFDQISMDDFDWVMAINFTAPVLLTHRLLPRIAPGGHILNVSSLFGLVGPTGQTAYSASKFALRGFTEALRNELLPRGIGTTTVHPGGIRTNIALNARIGGNLSARDVKHAKEDFNRLLTFPADRAAGLMLEAVKARRARLLIGLSAKLPDVVARVAPMSFGTLERRATSLARLAGKVRR
- a CDS encoding AraC family transcriptional regulator, whose protein sequence is MGSVIRSAGMRGFRDVVEQFGGDAAALAAQYRVQLEAIDSDDVLVSDIAMAKLLEGAARALPCPDLGLRISEYQDIGILGPLAVAIQNSPTVGAALECASQFLFLHSPVLRFTIVADPEGRPGDVGLCYGSSEGAPPRQATDAILAFSHRMLRFLVDGPYGLHSVHLSHLPKAPAARYTEFFGAEVRFGQAASLLRVPRSMLDRPLAGVDGTLREIALDYLHSHFPEPGRVVAPQVRNTIDRMLGTSPPRIDSAARLLGMHARTLQRRLAAEGTSFESLLDDARRDAALRLLTRTDLPLQQVAALVGLSEQSALTRCVRRWCGRTPRAVRSGSGEEQGPAYTGRQESGAGRGSGGRDHQR